The genomic interval TTAACTTAGAAATTCCCCTAAATAGGGCAACGACTATATTAGGGCCAAGAAGGAGTGGCAAAACCTATTTTTTATATTCCTTAATAAAAAAGCTCATTGATAAAGGAATAAAAAAAGAAAGGACCTTGTATATAAATTTTGAAAATCCTAGATTAGTTGCCATGGACTTAAATGATTTAATATCTTTTTTAAATACCTTTTATGAAATCTATCCGGAAAATAAGAAACAAAAAATATGGCTTTTTTTAGATGAAATACAAAGAATAGAAAATTGGGAAATATTTATAAGAGATTTATTAGAAAAAAGAGATGCTTATATATTCATTTCCGGATCTTCATCTAAACTATTATCACAGGAAATTGCTACCTCTCTTCGCGGTAGAACCCTGGATTATCTCATATTGCCTTTTTCATTTAAAGAATATTTAAGATTAAGAAATATAAATTACCAAAAATATTTATCATCTGAAGAGAAAGCAAAGTTATTAAATTACTTTG from Atribacterota bacterium carries:
- a CDS encoding AAA family ATPase, which translates into the protein MIDKEILSEIILDHQKNTLPSLVERELQNFINLEIPLNRATTILGPRRSGKTYFLYSLIKKLIDKGIKKERTLYINFENPRLVAMDLNDLISFLNTFYEIYPENKKQKIWLFLDEIQRIENWEIFIRDLLEKRDAYIFISGSSSKLLSQEIATSLRGRTLDYLILPFSFKEYLRLRNINYQKYLSSEEKAKLLNYF